The Acidobacteriota bacterium genome contains a region encoding:
- a CDS encoding Gfo/Idh/MocA family oxidoreductase translates to MKINRRKFLSQSMAASAGLATLPSLAGGRPSKEKYRVGIIGCGRMGQYFAEVYRALPDTELVAIAEWNPERRKIVGERFGVKALFKDVNAMLKEVVPDLAAVITPSKYMKEAVIACAEAGVKGVSTDKPMAARLADADAMVEACRKRGVVFAGGNLQRAMPEVQEAGQRLNAGKYGQPLGMAVHGFGGEISGGGCQHISVLRLFAGAEVEEVMAWAGPPEALKQKDDKGLNVNALFRMSRGPDCQVFGLTQPYGTRQLSGVDVWSEDALVRWKWAKPEIYQGTGSGGSRRLIDPGYRLFSWRRILDQVPGLRKGDDYLVASIRSFVDAVRSGSELWISGHDLRQALEVAIACKLSALQGNRPVQLPLKDRALALYPRPYRWLGGDATENPQSTDDAAGGIL, encoded by the coding sequence ATGAAAATCAACCGCAGGAAATTTCTGAGTCAGTCGATGGCAGCTTCCGCCGGCCTGGCCACACTGCCTTCCCTGGCCGGCGGCCGCCCCTCCAAAGAGAAATATCGTGTCGGCATCATCGGTTGCGGTCGCATGGGACAGTACTTCGCCGAGGTCTATCGGGCTCTGCCCGACACCGAACTGGTCGCCATTGCCGAGTGGAATCCGGAACGGCGCAAGATCGTGGGAGAACGCTTCGGAGTCAAGGCGCTCTTCAAGGATGTCAACGCCATGCTGAAGGAAGTCGTTCCCGACTTGGCGGCTGTCATCACGCCCAGCAAATACATGAAGGAAGCCGTTATCGCCTGTGCCGAAGCCGGGGTCAAGGGTGTGTCCACCGACAAACCCATGGCCGCCAGGCTGGCTGATGCCGATGCCATGGTGGAAGCCTGTCGGAAACGGGGAGTCGTTTTTGCGGGTGGCAATCTGCAGCGTGCCATGCCCGAAGTTCAGGAAGCCGGCCAACGCTTGAACGCGGGTAAATACGGTCAGCCTCTGGGAATGGCCGTGCACGGATTCGGAGGCGAGATCTCCGGCGGAGGTTGCCAACACATTTCCGTGCTGCGCCTCTTTGCCGGCGCCGAGGTCGAAGAGGTCATGGCATGGGCCGGGCCTCCGGAGGCCCTCAAGCAAAAGGATGACAAGGGGCTCAACGTCAATGCCCTGTTCCGAATGAGCCGCGGGCCCGATTGCCAGGTCTTCGGGCTCACCCAACCCTACGGGACCCGACAGCTCAGCGGGGTGGACGTGTGGAGCGAGGACGCCCTCGTCCGCTGGAAATGGGCGAAACCCGAAATCTACCAGGGGACCGGCAGCGGCGGTTCCCGCCGTCTCATCGATCCCGGCTATCGCCTCTTCTCCTGGCGCCGTATCCTGGACCAGGTTCCCGGCCTGCGAAAGGGCGACGACTACCTGGTGGCCTCCATCCGTTCCTTCGTGGATGCCGTCAGAAGCGGGAGCGAACTGTGGATCTCGGGCCACGACCTGAGACAGGCTCTCGAGGTGGCCATTGCCTGCAAGCTTTCGGCCCTGCAAGGCAATCGTCCTGTCCAGCTCCCTCTGAAGGACCGAGCGCTGGCGTTGTATCCGAGGCCCTACCGCTGGCTGGGAGGAGACGCCACCGAGAACCCGCAATCGACTGACGACGCGGCAGGGGGGATCCTGTGA
- a CDS encoding aldolase/citrate lyase family protein, producing the protein MRGNRVKEKLNKGEVAIAVGGHSHTSDTIDFLGPLGFDGIWLEGEHGSVSWGGIGDLSRACDLWGMASVARLHQNDPGVITRVLDLGVNGIVVPHVSRRAEAERVVESAFFAPAGRRGIFSGRRSYGTSDFHERANLETLVIVLIEEMQAVENLEDILSVDHIDVFFVAPGDLAQTMGMVGKHRDPKVEAVVEEAIRQIVASGRTPGALGYEDKLQHYYDLGVRFFLTNYNAWLEEAGRAYLDRVAAVRPG; encoded by the coding sequence ATGCGAGGGAATCGAGTCAAGGAAAAGCTCAACAAGGGAGAGGTGGCCATTGCCGTCGGAGGACACAGCCATACCAGCGACACCATCGACTTTCTGGGTCCACTCGGCTTTGACGGGATCTGGCTGGAGGGGGAGCACGGTTCGGTGAGCTGGGGGGGGATCGGCGATCTCTCCAGGGCGTGCGACCTGTGGGGAATGGCTTCGGTCGCCCGCCTGCACCAGAACGATCCCGGAGTGATCACGCGCGTTCTGGACCTGGGTGTCAACGGCATCGTGGTCCCTCACGTCAGCAGAAGGGCCGAGGCGGAACGGGTTGTGGAATCGGCCTTTTTTGCGCCGGCGGGCAGGCGGGGCATCTTCTCAGGCAGGAGATCCTACGGCACCTCCGACTTTCATGAGCGGGCCAACCTGGAGACTCTGGTCATCGTCCTGATCGAGGAGATGCAGGCGGTGGAGAATCTGGAGGATATCCTTTCGGTCGACCACATCGACGTCTTTTTCGTGGCGCCCGGGGATCTGGCCCAGACCATGGGGATGGTCGGCAAGCACAGGGACCCCAAGGTGGAAGCGGTGGTGGAGGAGGCGATTCGACAGATCGTGGCCTCGGGGAGGACGCCAGGCGCGCTGGGGTACGAGGACAAACTGCAGCACTACTACGATTTGGGGGTACGGTTCTTCCTGACCAACTACAATGCCTGGCTCGAGGAGGCCGGACGCGCCTACCTGGACAGGGTCGCCGCGGTCAGGCCGGGATAG
- a CDS encoding GNAT family N-acetyltransferase: MEEARPVRPEELDQTLSLVNKVFRTGVGQDMSTDYPLVFTPGNLDNLRVVSEGGNIFSHAAMARRELREHGCALPVSMICAVATDPERRRRGAASRIMEDAVEAMAARGDAFGLLWTGPARDFYRRLGWEVVGSNGWAYQVEPQLAGRFEQLLPVRPFQGGTDLDRIIEIHEGQPRRLTRTQAEYLTLLSLPKSEVWVAEEKGRVEGYLVVARAYNKSGVVEWGGTSGALSSLLARVLPEPAGERMQVFVPLPDNPMTELLTGRGCRTRIPMEIADGCGLKMVRILSLGNLLQQLSPCLKSRLTGCAGQVSLSVRETGERVDLRWDGTDLEVGGGRSSSPQDGGQELSLRQAARLVFGPEKPSQILDLAQEAAEGLDRAFPFGFHIWMLDYV, from the coding sequence ATGGAAGAAGCCCGCCCCGTCCGGCCGGAGGAACTGGACCAGACCCTGTCCCTGGTGAACAAGGTCTTCAGGACCGGCGTCGGCCAGGACATGTCCACCGATTACCCCCTGGTTTTCACCCCGGGCAACCTGGACAACCTTCGGGTGGTGTCGGAGGGCGGCAACATCTTCAGCCATGCGGCCATGGCGCGCCGGGAGTTGCGGGAGCACGGCTGCGCCCTTCCCGTCAGCATGATCTGCGCCGTGGCCACCGATCCGGAACGCCGGCGGCGCGGAGCCGCCAGCAGGATCATGGAGGACGCCGTCGAGGCCATGGCCGCCCGGGGCGACGCCTTCGGGCTGCTGTGGACCGGACCCGCCCGGGACTTTTACCGGCGCCTGGGCTGGGAGGTGGTGGGGTCCAACGGCTGGGCCTACCAGGTGGAACCCCAACTGGCCGGCCGGTTCGAGCAGCTTCTGCCCGTTCGCCCGTTTCAAGGCGGGACTGACTTGGACAGGATCATCGAGATTCACGAGGGCCAACCGCGCCGGTTGACCCGGACTCAGGCCGAATACCTGACGCTGCTCAGCCTTCCCAAGTCGGAAGTCTGGGTGGCGGAGGAGAAGGGACGGGTGGAAGGCTACCTGGTGGTTGCCCGGGCTTACAACAAGTCGGGGGTGGTGGAGTGGGGGGGGACCTCAGGGGCCCTGTCCTCGCTGCTGGCCCGGGTGCTGCCCGAGCCGGCAGGCGAACGGATGCAGGTGTTCGTGCCCCTCCCCGACAATCCCATGACCGAGCTGTTGACCGGTCGCGGCTGCCGAACCCGCATCCCCATGGAGATAGCCGACGGCTGCGGCCTGAAGATGGTGAGGATTCTTTCTCTGGGGAATCTGCTGCAGCAGCTCTCTCCCTGTCTGAAGAGTCGCCTGACGGGATGCGCCGGCCAGGTGAGCCTGTCGGTCCGTGAAACGGGAGAGCGCGTGGACCTGAGGTGGGACGGGACCGATCTGGAGGTCGGCGGAGGCCGAAGCTCCAGCCCTCAGGACGGCGGGCAGGAGCTTTCTCTTCGCCAGGCTGCGCGGCTGGTCTTCGGACCCGAAAAGCCGTCCCAGATCCTCGACCTTGCGCAGGAAGCCGCCGAGGGCCTGGATCGGGCCTTCCCCTTCGGCTTCCACATCTGGATGCTGGACTACGTGTGA
- a CDS encoding VCBS repeat-containing protein, with protein sequence MAATPGRMMISGLAAVCVLLAWGGSQYRSQDSIASKRWTVSSFLEFNRGTLGDAGANTYVTAAGEVKLINLWDLNRDGFIDIVLPNTHDNNEQIDLFIYWGVDENHVGRRTRLPSGGGTGQALGDLNGDGFTDLVVVNGRNGIKSNLDSFIYWGGAQGFDAGRRTELPTLGGMAAAVADLNGDGSPEIVFANSAWTGGRPSGPENASFLYWGSKEGFSVERRQSLPTAAATDVAVSDLDRDGFPEIVFANEGSGADLGGAMIYWGGAGGKYSADRRTVLPGERSSAVALADLNGDRVPEIVLANRYRPLMREPDDRSEWDTDVDSESIRSFVYWGSSRGYSAESRLELPTVAASGVAAADLDKDGLPDLVFANGPQKSGHAAPGPGSGSPIFWNSADGFEPRRRTVLPTLNPTDCLIEDLNRDGYPDLVFSNEHNARSHRAPSYVYWGGPAGFDTTRRLELTTLGAAAAGSADFDRDGKSDLVFVNRIDGSAGDPVPAYIYWGNEEGKYSVDQRLDLYHPFGSPGEGYSSADIDNDGWVDIYMGGPESAIYWGSPRGFSSTRKTVVSSEMAFSARAADFNRDGYLDLVLSEYAARHGTDLYWGGPMGFARNHRFTFQVEGVRCQSIADLNGDGWLDVVFPTVNRELVIFWNGPDGFDNANRKTLPAGLAVATEIADLNGDGWLELLATNLMSAEGGRESDVLVYWGAAAGYQAERVTRLPAMGPEGVAVADLNADGLLDIVATSYHAGETRSHPSYIYWNADGRFDASRVTHIPTHSGSGVMAADFNNDGVTDLLFACHKLKSAHRNLSFLYEGTPQGFSPERRQLLPGLGPHFLAGVDVGHVSDRGDRYDYVSEVFDAGSPVRFQTLAWEGETPFASAVEFQVRGADSIEALRQAAWSGPDGEGSLYAGRRVSLKGLETPTRYLQFKATLVGPNGTGAPVLRSVSIDYR encoded by the coding sequence ATGGCTGCAACACCAGGCAGAATGATGATCTCGGGTCTTGCGGCGGTCTGTGTCCTGTTGGCGTGGGGCGGGTCTCAATACCGATCTCAAGATTCAATTGCCTCCAAGCGCTGGACCGTCTCCAGCTTTCTGGAGTTCAATCGGGGAACCCTGGGCGACGCCGGCGCCAACACCTACGTCACCGCCGCCGGGGAGGTGAAGCTCATCAACCTCTGGGACCTCAACCGGGACGGTTTCATCGACATCGTCCTCCCCAACACCCATGACAACAACGAGCAGATCGATCTCTTCATCTACTGGGGCGTGGACGAGAACCATGTCGGGCGCCGCACCCGTCTTCCCAGTGGCGGCGGAACCGGCCAGGCCCTGGGCGATCTCAATGGGGATGGCTTCACCGACCTGGTGGTGGTCAACGGGCGCAACGGAATCAAGAGCAACCTGGACAGCTTCATCTACTGGGGCGGCGCCCAGGGCTTTGACGCCGGGCGCAGAACCGAGTTGCCGACCCTGGGAGGCATGGCGGCTGCCGTCGCCGACCTCAATGGGGACGGCTCTCCCGAGATCGTCTTCGCCAACAGCGCCTGGACCGGCGGCCGGCCTTCCGGCCCCGAGAACGCCTCCTTCCTCTATTGGGGTTCGAAGGAGGGGTTTTCCGTCGAGCGGCGCCAGTCCCTGCCCACCGCCGCGGCCACCGACGTGGCTGTCTCGGACCTCGACCGGGACGGCTTTCCCGAGATCGTCTTCGCCAACGAGGGAAGCGGCGCCGATCTCGGCGGCGCCATGATCTATTGGGGCGGCGCCGGAGGGAAATACTCGGCCGACCGCCGCACAGTGTTGCCCGGGGAGCGCAGCTCGGCCGTGGCCCTGGCCGATCTCAACGGAGACCGGGTCCCCGAGATCGTTCTGGCCAACCGCTACCGTCCGCTCATGCGCGAGCCCGACGACCGCAGCGAGTGGGATACCGACGTCGACAGCGAATCCATCCGTTCCTTCGTCTACTGGGGATCGAGCCGGGGCTACAGCGCCGAGAGCCGCCTGGAGCTGCCGACCGTGGCGGCCAGCGGCGTGGCGGCGGCGGATCTCGACAAGGATGGGCTGCCGGACCTGGTTTTCGCCAACGGACCCCAGAAGTCCGGCCATGCCGCGCCCGGGCCGGGGAGCGGCTCGCCCATTTTCTGGAACAGCGCCGACGGATTCGAGCCTCGCCGCCGAACCGTCCTGCCCACCCTGAATCCGACCGACTGCCTCATCGAGGACCTGAACCGGGACGGTTACCCCGACCTGGTCTTCAGCAACGAGCACAACGCCCGTTCCCACCGGGCGCCCTCCTACGTCTACTGGGGCGGTCCGGCGGGGTTCGACACCACTCGACGGCTGGAGTTGACCACCCTGGGGGCAGCCGCCGCCGGCAGCGCCGATTTCGATCGGGACGGCAAGTCCGACCTGGTCTTTGTGAACCGCATCGACGGTTCAGCGGGCGACCCGGTGCCGGCCTATATCTACTGGGGCAATGAAGAGGGCAAGTACAGCGTGGATCAGCGCCTGGATCTCTACCACCCCTTCGGTTCCCCCGGGGAGGGGTACTCCTCCGCCGATATCGACAACGACGGCTGGGTGGACATCTACATGGGAGGTCCGGAATCGGCGATCTACTGGGGTTCGCCCCGGGGCTTCAGCTCAACCCGCAAGACCGTGGTCTCCTCCGAGATGGCTTTCTCGGCCCGGGCAGCCGACTTCAATCGAGACGGCTACCTGGACCTGGTCCTCAGCGAGTATGCCGCCAGGCATGGGACCGACCTCTATTGGGGCGGCCCCATGGGATTTGCCCGCAACCATCGCTTCACCTTTCAGGTGGAGGGCGTCCGCTGCCAGAGCATTGCCGACCTGAACGGGGACGGCTGGCTGGACGTGGTTTTCCCAACGGTCAATCGCGAGCTGGTGATCTTCTGGAACGGCCCCGACGGCTTCGACAACGCCAACAGGAAGACCCTGCCGGCGGGCCTGGCAGTTGCCACCGAGATCGCCGACCTCAACGGAGACGGTTGGCTGGAACTGCTGGCGACCAACCTGATGTCGGCCGAAGGGGGGCGGGAGAGCGACGTTCTGGTCTACTGGGGAGCGGCCGCGGGCTACCAGGCGGAGCGGGTGACGCGGCTGCCCGCCATGGGGCCGGAGGGGGTGGCCGTGGCCGACCTCAACGCGGACGGCCTCCTGGATATCGTGGCTACCAGCTACCATGCGGGCGAGACCCGCTCCCACCCCTCCTACATCTACTGGAACGCCGATGGCAGGTTCGACGCCTCCCGCGTCACCCACATCCCCACCCACTCGGGTTCGGGCGTGATGGCCGCCGATTTCAACAACGACGGCGTCACCGACCTGCTGTTTGCCTGCCACAAGCTGAAGAGCGCCCACCGCAACCTGTCCTTTCTCTACGAGGGGACTCCCCAGGGCTTCTCTCCCGAAAGGCGCCAGCTTCTTCCGGGACTCGGCCCCCATTTCCTGGCCGGGGTGGACGTGGGGCACGTCTCCGATCGGGGAGACCGCTACGATTACGTTTCAGAAGTCTTCGACGCCGGGAGCCCGGTGCGCTTCCAGACCCTCGCTTGGGAAGGCGAAACGCCCTTTGCCTCGGCCGTCGAGTTCCAGGTGAGAGGAGCAGACAGTATCGAAGCCCTCCGCCAGGCTGCCTGGAGCGGGCCCGACGGCGAAGGCAGCCTCTACGCCGGCCGCCGCGTTTCGCTGAAGGGACTGGAGACCCCGACCCGCTACCTGCAGTTCAAAGCGACGCTGGTCGGCCCCAACGGGACCGGAGCCCCGGTCCTGCGTTCCGTATCCATCGATTACCGCTGA
- a CDS encoding dihydrodipicolinate synthase family protein encodes MKELKGIYPAIMTPFDAHGAVSEAGLRKLVRHALEVGVNGFYVCGGGGEGLLLTVPERQQVLEIVLDAVQGRVPVIAHVGAFQNPDAVSLARHAGRAGADAVASMPPAYFYQPDLDGLVEFYRQVAEAAERPVLAYNIPGRIALNLDTRIFERLIRIPGVVGLKDSSGNLTQITLTAAIDDGRITVFNGEDQVLWYGLMAGCVGGIGSTYPVMLKVFVNLYRAFLDRDWERGLELQRGINRTVRVLAGFNVLAAMKQILKWLDLDCGDPRPPNPPLAADDARQLKLGLEKIGFFEWRR; translated from the coding sequence ATGAAGGAACTCAAGGGAATCTATCCGGCCATCATGACCCCGTTCGACGCCCATGGCGCCGTCAGCGAGGCCGGTCTGCGCAAATTGGTGCGGCATGCCCTGGAGGTCGGCGTAAACGGCTTTTACGTCTGCGGGGGAGGGGGTGAAGGCCTGCTGCTGACGGTGCCGGAGCGTCAGCAGGTGCTCGAAATCGTGCTGGATGCCGTCCAGGGCAGGGTCCCGGTGATTGCACACGTGGGGGCCTTCCAGAATCCCGACGCGGTGAGCCTGGCCCGTCATGCCGGTCGGGCGGGAGCCGATGCGGTGGCCAGCATGCCCCCTGCCTATTTTTATCAGCCCGACCTGGACGGACTGGTCGAGTTCTATCGGCAGGTGGCCGAGGCGGCCGAGCGTCCGGTGCTGGCCTACAACATTCCCGGCCGCATTGCCCTCAACCTGGACACCCGCATCTTCGAGCGGCTCATCCGCATTCCGGGCGTGGTGGGCCTCAAGGATTCCAGCGGCAATCTGACCCAGATAACCCTGACGGCCGCCATCGACGACGGCAGGATTACCGTGTTCAACGGCGAGGACCAGGTGCTCTGGTACGGGTTGATGGCCGGCTGCGTGGGAGGGATCGGTTCCACCTATCCGGTGATGCTGAAGGTGTTCGTGAACCTCTACCGCGCCTTCCTGGACCGTGACTGGGAGCGGGGCCTGGAACTGCAGAGGGGAATCAACCGGACGGTGCGAGTGCTGGCGGGCTTCAACGTCCTGGCCGCCATGAAGCAGATTCTCAAGTGGCTGGATCTGGATTGCGGAGACCCCCGGCCTCCCAACCCTCCCCTTGCCGCCGACGATGCCCGCCAGCTCAAGTTGGGCTTGGAGAAGATCGGCTTTTTCGAATGGAGGCGCTGA
- a CDS encoding S8 family serine peptidase — protein sequence MVSRRQRTRVDSSLTASDNVFVDFAVINSGDSPVTESFQINLLVNGQLWESFQVPAPLEPKVYRFREDFPIGRLGIGTHTVRIVADAGDTVAESNESDNDYTKTIFVGGACGSLVTRVTPRGSGVLIRSQDPNCAGATVSISTLSPASEDLSTELGIAGEPLVEAQRTSNFVSLRERVRSEGRARVIVGLRNDDRPFSSATISLKQAEARTAGVARVQHSLLVRLGSHDLSSVRRFKFIPYIAMEVDGPTLQTLALDPEVVSIEEDIVVQVMVDESTALVGAPHAWSQGYTGAGQTVVILDTGVDKSHPFLQGRVVSEACFSGSGEQQESFCPGGAKESTEPGSARPCTLSDCFHGTAMAGVAAGSGIDFAGMAPDAGIIAVQVFSKCGDDCVEASSSDIIAGLERVLELSDDFDIAAVNMSFGGEIFSEECDDEFPATKAALDNLRGVNIAPVAASGNDGSDVSINYPACISSAISVGSVNGIGTATSPDSVSRSSNSYRWLDLLAPGRRITTSIPGGGYNRYSGTSLSVPHVTGAWALLKSKAPDALVEQLLGALKMTGTPVADSRNDLVKPRIQVDAALDAVIPPMAYAAGTQLTLTAQSNPGFRFARWRGCDAPSENRCLVEINANANVTAVFEPLVDDNPDLITNSLVAPPTATIGGEVSISSGIRNQGKTDAGPFRLGFYLSADPTITTEDTWFADCSYESGLPAGKSETCSRSFPIPPRVRPGRYYLGAIVDDLDRVVESSETNNERVADSGPIEVLIPHLSSRSFIPVVLTAPGLNDSFFTSELTLTNRGSVEARLDYTYSAAIGSGSGTASDVLAPGQQKIEPDAIGYLRSLGVPIPEVGDWLGTLGITVTGSSRVRVLVRTTTIVPDGRAGLAYPGIAAQSGFHAPVYLCGLRQNSLDRSNVAFQNMGSTEDGPVTLRTTVFSADASDVTVHVLEDVTLAPGGFHQYSGVLGTTTNGYVKVERVDGTAPFYAYGVINDQANSDGSFVFPVTVGSLEGSLRQTLPVIVETNNFTSELTVTNISGQTRTLHFSFVAEGLTTPDRTARFSLTLEPGQQRIIPDVIDTEMRRKGIEGLRPSKGGLAGALFATLDGGDMNGIVIGARTGTPDGRGGQYGLFYHAVPDGAALTGHAWVDGLQQDTENRSNLALVNTGEVDDSASVFDLDIYDGDTGRLVRTITTRPLRSRYWRQFNSILANHAPATTQGYVRIRKTSGNNPFLAYGVVNDGGAPGHRSGDGAYVPARE from the coding sequence GTGGTTTCCAGGCGGCAAAGAACGCGGGTCGATAGCTCCCTGACAGCTTCCGACAATGTTTTTGTGGACTTCGCCGTGATCAACAGCGGCGATTCTCCCGTCACCGAATCTTTCCAAATCAACCTGTTGGTCAACGGTCAATTGTGGGAGAGCTTTCAGGTTCCGGCACCGCTGGAACCCAAGGTTTATCGATTTCGGGAGGACTTTCCAATCGGGCGCCTGGGTATCGGCACGCACACGGTTCGAATCGTTGCCGATGCCGGTGATACCGTAGCTGAGAGCAACGAATCCGACAACGATTACACCAAGACGATTTTCGTTGGCGGTGCCTGTGGATCGCTGGTTACGCGGGTAACGCCTCGTGGTTCCGGTGTTCTGATTCGGAGTCAGGATCCCAATTGCGCCGGCGCCACAGTTAGCATCAGCACTCTCTCACCCGCCAGCGAGGACTTGAGCACGGAACTCGGCATCGCCGGAGAGCCCCTGGTTGAAGCTCAACGAACCAGCAACTTTGTCTCTTTGAGGGAAAGAGTACGATCAGAAGGCAGGGCAAGAGTTATTGTGGGATTGAGGAACGATGATCGCCCTTTTTCCTCGGCGACCATCAGCTTGAAACAGGCAGAGGCTCGCACAGCCGGGGTAGCCCGGGTCCAACACTCTCTTCTGGTTCGACTTGGTAGCCACGACCTCTCCTCGGTCCGGCGGTTCAAATTCATTCCCTATATAGCAATGGAGGTGGACGGACCGACTCTGCAGACCCTTGCTTTAGACCCGGAAGTCGTCAGCATCGAAGAAGACATCGTCGTCCAGGTTATGGTGGATGAAAGCACGGCGCTGGTGGGTGCCCCCCATGCCTGGAGTCAAGGATACACTGGTGCGGGTCAAACCGTCGTCATCCTGGACACAGGAGTGGACAAGAGTCACCCCTTCCTCCAGGGCAGGGTGGTGTCCGAGGCTTGCTTTTCGGGTTCCGGCGAACAGCAGGAATCGTTTTGTCCCGGTGGCGCCAAGGAGTCGACCGAGCCCGGGTCGGCGAGACCTTGTACCCTCAGCGATTGCTTTCACGGAACGGCAATGGCCGGGGTAGCTGCCGGTAGCGGCATTGATTTCGCGGGAATGGCTCCCGACGCCGGGATCATTGCGGTCCAAGTATTTTCGAAATGCGGCGATGATTGCGTCGAGGCCTCTTCGAGCGACATTATTGCCGGACTGGAACGGGTCCTGGAACTGAGCGACGATTTCGACATCGCGGCCGTCAACATGAGTTTTGGCGGCGAGATCTTCTCCGAAGAATGCGACGACGAATTCCCGGCCACAAAAGCGGCGTTGGACAACCTTCGAGGGGTAAACATTGCACCCGTTGCGGCCTCCGGGAACGACGGTTCCGACGTGAGCATAAACTATCCTGCCTGCATCTCCAGCGCCATCAGTGTCGGATCGGTCAACGGAATCGGCACTGCCACAAGCCCCGATTCTGTTTCGAGAAGTTCCAACAGTTACCGCTGGTTGGATCTTTTGGCGCCGGGGCGGCGGATCACCACATCCATCCCGGGGGGAGGCTATAACCGATACAGTGGCACCTCTCTTTCGGTCCCTCACGTCACCGGTGCTTGGGCGCTGCTCAAGTCCAAGGCTCCTGATGCCTTGGTAGAACAGTTGCTGGGAGCGTTGAAAATGACCGGCACCCCTGTCGCCGACTCCAGAAACGACCTGGTCAAGCCCCGTATCCAGGTGGACGCTGCCCTTGACGCGGTGATCCCGCCGATGGCCTATGCCGCCGGCACCCAATTGACTCTGACGGCCCAATCCAATCCCGGCTTCCGCTTTGCCCGTTGGCGGGGATGCGATGCGCCCTCTGAAAATCGGTGTCTGGTCGAGATCAACGCGAACGCAAACGTCACGGCCGTCTTCGAACCGCTGGTCGACGACAACCCCGATCTGATTACAAATTCACTCGTGGCTCCCCCGACGGCAACGATCGGTGGTGAAGTCTCAATTTCCTCAGGGATACGCAATCAAGGAAAAACCGATGCCGGTCCTTTCCGATTGGGGTTCTATCTTTCTGCCGATCCAACCATTACCACTGAAGACACCTGGTTTGCCGACTGCTCATACGAGTCGGGCCTACCGGCCGGCAAATCTGAAACCTGCAGTCGTTCGTTTCCCATCCCTCCCCGGGTCCGTCCCGGCCGCTACTACTTGGGCGCCATCGTGGACGATCTGGATCGGGTCGTCGAGAGCAGTGAGACCAACAATGAACGCGTGGCCGATTCGGGACCGATTGAAGTCCTGATTCCCCACCTGAGTTCGCGGTCCTTCATTCCGGTAGTCCTGACGGCCCCGGGTCTTAACGACTCTTTTTTCACTTCGGAGCTAACCCTGACCAACCGGGGTTCCGTTGAGGCTCGGCTCGACTACACCTACAGCGCCGCTATTGGAAGCGGAAGCGGCACAGCCTCCGACGTTCTTGCACCTGGACAGCAGAAGATCGAGCCCGATGCCATCGGCTATCTACGGAGTCTGGGTGTCCCTATCCCCGAGGTCGGTGACTGGCTTGGAACCTTGGGGATTACGGTTACGGGCTCTTCCCGAGTGCGCGTCCTGGTCCGGACTACTACGATCGTTCCAGACGGTCGCGCAGGTCTGGCCTATCCGGGCATTGCGGCGCAGTCAGGATTCCACGCGCCGGTCTACTTGTGCGGCTTGCGCCAGAATTCTCTCGACCGCTCCAATGTGGCCTTCCAGAATATGGGTTCCACAGAAGATGGCCCGGTTACATTGAGGACCACGGTTTTTTCAGCTGACGCAAGCGATGTAACTGTCCACGTCCTGGAGGATGTGACCCTGGCGCCGGGAGGCTTCCATCAGTATTCGGGAGTTTTGGGGACCACCACCAACGGTTACGTCAAGGTGGAGCGGGTCGACGGAACCGCCCCCTTCTATGCATACGGCGTCATCAACGACCAAGCCAACTCGGACGGCTCGTTCGTCTTTCCGGTCACGGTCGGCTCGCTTGAAGGCAGCCTGCGTCAGACCCTTCCGGTTATCGTAGAGACAAACAATTTTACCAGCGAATTAACGGTGACCAACATCTCCGGACAGACCAGAACTCTCCACTTCAGCTTTGTGGCGGAGGGGCTCACCACTCCCGACCGCACGGCCCGCTTCAGCCTGACGCTGGAACCCGGCCAGCAACGTATCATCCCCGACGTCATCGACACCGAAATGCGCCGGAAGGGCATCGAAGGCCTGAGGCCGTCGAAGGGCGGACTGGCCGGAGCTCTGTTCGCCACGCTTGACGGTGGCGACATGAACGGGATCGTGATCGGGGCCCGCACCGGTACGCCCGATGGTCGCGGCGGCCAATACGGACTTTTCTACCATGCAGTGCCCGACGGTGCGGCATTAACCGGCCACGCCTGGGTTGACGGGCTTCAGCAGGACACGGAGAACCGGAGCAACCTGGCCCTGGTCAATACCGGAGAAGTCGATGACAGCGCCAGCGTCTTCGATCTCGACATCTATGACGGAGACACCGGCAGGCTGGTCAGGACGATCACAACGCGACCGCTCCGCTCGCGGTACTGGCGCCAGTTCAACTCCATCCTGGCCAACCACGCCCCGGCAACCACCCAGGGCTACGTCCGCATCCGGAAGACCTCCGGAAACAACCCCTTCCTGGCCTACGGGGTCGTCAACGACGGAGGCGCTCCGGGCCACCGTAGCGGCGACGGGGCCTATGTGCCGGCGCGGGAGTAG